In the genome of Triticum urartu cultivar G1812 chromosome 5, Tu2.1, whole genome shotgun sequence, one region contains:
- the LOC125510204 gene encoding uncharacterized protein LOC125510204, with protein sequence MGEASPESSGAAAGGPSMPGPPRKGKSCKGCLYYSSVLKSRGYNPICVGIPRSIPQVPGFVVEEPREEAAAQGHDLRQFKYACAGYSMFVDDRDAKSGENDAKALLPYCQGLELLVDSRMVERKSQAVEHASARNPKPKEAAAAATQPQEQGQRPQLARQEFMARFRRSAGLVASGVAKNLNKTGTYIKQNVEDIFSPDRRPPPKQ encoded by the exons ATGGGAGAGGCATCGCCGGAGTCCagcggcgcggcggccggaggGCCGTCTATGCCGGGGCCGCCGAGGAAGGGGAAGTCGTGCAAGGGCTGCCTCTACTACTCGTCGGTGCTCAAATCCCGGGGATACAACCCCATCTGCGTGGGGATCCCTCGCTCCATCCCCCAAG TCCCGGGCTTCGTGGTGGAAGAGCCTAGGGAGGAGGCCGCGGCGCAGGGCCATGATCTGAGACAGTTCAAATACGCCTGCGCCGGTTACTCCATGTTCGTCGACGACAGAGACGCCAAAAGCGGCGAGAATGACGCCAAGGCGCTGTTGCCGTATTGCCAGGGCCTCGAG CTACTGGTCGACAGCAGAATGGTAGAGAGGAAATCACAAGCCGTAGAGCATGCTTCAGCACGTAATCCGAAGCCGAAGGAAG ctgctgctgctgccacccAGCCTCAGGAGCAAGGACAGCGACCACAGCTGGCGAGACAGGAATTCATGGCGAG GTTCAGGAGGAGCGCCGGGCTGGTGGCCTCAGGGGTCGCCAAGAACCTCAACAAAACGGGCACCTACATCAAGCAAAACGTCGAGGACATATTTTCCCCTGACCGACGGCCACCACCCAAGCAGTAG